A window of Cryptomeria japonica chromosome 3, Sugi_1.0, whole genome shotgun sequence contains these coding sequences:
- the LOC131060477 gene encoding ascus wall glucan endo-1,3-beta-D-glucosidase encodes MHKSLSSFPAIDNTAAPNPPPFFAQNLLRRPLPTNAAWQNFVLKKGNQPEYFHPYLVQSENGALTVCYPARVVHPAFIFQAFVANLSISCAPSGAHTLTSFDDLSLTLELPGPLRVPLVRGSPYITCIVEGGDLKFSTIHAVLNVSSSNDSTKHKIQFNNGQTWLVYSSALLKLNSDLSVSGSFQGVLRLALLSDKFDQVTDEKEQILDRFSTCYPISAQVDLAAPFRICYKWEKKGWGDLLMLSHSVHRHIMTVPADDSVIPEFIYRSMDGDLVGIVGDSWVLEETHIPINWHSIEGFESRKGKKAVVSALEHDVADLNPIGTTSTYFYGKAIARAARLALIAEEANCHSLIPRIREFLEQSITPWLDGTFVGNGFVYDKKWGGLISKNGAQDSGADFGLGVYNDHHYHFGYFCYAIAVLAKLDQNWARSFKPQVYSIVKDFMTVNPEEGVLYTRLRNFDLWKLHSWAGGLTEFADGRNQESTSEALNAYYSAALLGLVYEDTNLIGIGSTLAALEMRSAVAWWHVPLNSTVYESEFVQENRIMGVLWANKRDSGLWFAPAEWRECRLGIQLLPILPITELLFADVGFVKQLVEWTVPALSREGVGEGWKGFVYALESMYDKDSALQKVKALKGYDDGNSLTNLLWWIYTRGNKHTRPVVPGDCLPVPVQADRHCDLYNLLLSFKESTQLELQRLAAEIQELKKYCQFPAQ; translated from the exons ATGCACAAAAGTTTAAGTTCCTTTCCGGCCATAGATAACACGGCCGCACCCAACCCTCCGCCTTTCTTTGCCCAAAACCTCCTGAGGCGTCCCTTACCCACCAATGCCGCCTGGCAAAATTTCGTTCTAAAGAAGGGCAACCAACCAGAATATTTTCACCCTTACCTTGTCCAATCTGAAAATGGTGCACTCACGGTCTGTTATCCTGCCCGGGTCGTCCACCCGGCCTTCATATTCCAAGCTTTCGTGGCCAATCTCAGCATCTCGTGTGCGCCCTCGGGCGCTCACACGCTGACCAGCTTCGACGACCTCAGTCTAACTCTGGAGCTCCCGGGTCCTCTCAGGGTTCCTCTCGTGCGAGGAAGCCCTTACATCACTTGCATTGTCGAGGGCGGAGACCTCAAATTTTCCACTATACACGCTGTCTTGAATGTCTCTTCCTCCAATGACTCCACCAAGCACAAGATCCAGTTTAACAATGGGCAAACATGGCTTGTTTATAGCTCTGCTCTGTTGAAGCTCAATTCTGACCTTTCTGTCTCGGGGAGCTTCCAAGGTGTACTCAGATTGGCCTTGCTTTCCGACAAGTTTGATCAGGTTACAGATGAAAAAGAGCAGATTTTGGACCGCTTTAGTACTTGCTATCCAATCTCTGCTCAGGTCGACCTCGCTGCCCCCTTCAG GATTTGTTATAAGTGGGAGAAGAAAGGGTGGGGGGATCTGCTTATGCTTTCTCACTCTGTACACAGACACATAATGACAGTCCCAGCAGACGATAGTGTTATCCCCGAGTTCATCTATAGAAGCATGGATGGGGACCTGGTGGGTATAGTTGGGGATTCATGGGTTTTAGAGGAGACACACATACCCATAAACTGGCATTCAATCGAAGGATTTGAGAGCCGCAAAGGAAAGAAAGCAGTTGTCTCTGCTCTGGAGCACGATGTTGCGGACCTTAATCCGATCGGTACCACATCTACTTATTTCTATGGGAAGGCGATCGCCAGAGCTGCCAGGTTGGCTTTGATAGCAGAGGAAGCAAATTGTCATAGCCTGATCCCTCGTATAAGAGAATTTTTGGAGCAATCCATAACACCCTGGCTGGATGGGACTTTTGTAGGGAATGGATTTGTGTATGATAAAAAGTGGGGTGGGTTGATAAGCAAAAATGGTGCCCAGGATTCGGGTGCTGATTTTGGATTAGGAGTGTATAATGATCATCACTACCATTTTGGGTACTTTTGCTATGCGATTGCAGTGCTTGCCAAGCTTGATCAAAACTGGGCTAGGTCATTTAAGCCCCAGGTGTATTCTATTGTTAAGGATTTCATGACCGTGAATCCTGAAGAAGGGGTGTTGTACACTCGTCTGAGAAATTTTGATCTGTGGAAGCTGCATTCTTGGGCTGGCGGGCTTACAGAATTTGCAGATGGGAGAAACCAGGAGAGCACCAGTGAGGCCTTGAATGCATACTATTCTGCAGCACTATTAGGTTTGGTTTATGAAGACACCAACTTGATTGGGATTGGATCTACCTTGGCTGCATTGGAAATGAGGTCTGCTGTGGCCTGGTGGCATGTTCCTTTGAATAGCACTGTTTATGAGTCCGAATTTGTGCAGGAGAACCGCATTATGGGTGTCTTATGGGCAAATAAGAGGGACAGTGGCCTGTGGTTTGCTCCTGCTGAATGGAGAGAATGCAGATTAGGTATTCAGTTGCTACCCATTCTACCCATTACTGAACTTTTGTTCGCTGATGTGGGGTTTGTTAAGCAGTTGGTAGAATGGACTGTTCCTGCATTGAGCAGGGAGGGTGTTGGAGAGGGATGGAAGGGATTTGTATATGCATTAGAAAGTATGTATGACAAAGACAGTGCTCTGCAGAAGGTAAAGGCTCTGAAGGGGTATGACGATGGCAATTCACTGACAAATTTATTGTGGTGGATATATACAAGAG